One Catillopecten margaritatus gill symbiont DNA window includes the following coding sequences:
- the rutE gene encoding putative malonic semialdehyde reductase RutE, producing MLDKNTLDALFTKARSHNGWLDTPVSNTEIKQIYELMKFGATAANTCPARITFVTSNKAKAKLKPHLDDGNVDKAMAAPVVAILSYDIEFYEKLDKLFPHTDAKSWYAGKPDKIKSVGEMNATLQGAYLMLAARAVGLDCGPMGGFNADTLNDAFFPDGKTKSIFICGIGHGDVEKLFPRSPRLSFDEACAII from the coding sequence ATGTTAGACAAGAATACATTGGACGCTTTATTCACAAAAGCAAGAAGCCACAACGGCTGGCTGGATACTCCCGTATCAAATACAGAAATTAAACAGATTTACGAACTGATGAAATTTGGTGCAACCGCTGCCAATACTTGCCCTGCACGCATCACCTTTGTAACTTCAAATAAAGCGAAAGCAAAGCTCAAACCCCATTTAGACGACGGCAATGTCGATAAAGCCATGGCTGCACCCGTGGTTGCCATCCTCTCTTACGACATAGAATTTTACGAAAAACTTGACAAACTCTTCCCACACACCGATGCCAAGAGTTGGTACGCAGGTAAGCCCGACAAAATCAAATCCGTCGGCGAAATGAACGCCACTTTGCAAGGTGCTTACCTAATGTTAGCAGCGCGTGCAGTTGGTTTAGACTGTGGTCCCATGGGTGGTTTTAATGCCGATACACTCAACGACGCATTTTTTCCCGATGGCAAAACCAAATCTATTTTTATCTGTGGCATTGGTCACGGTGATGTAGAAAAACTATTTCCAAGGTCACCTCGTTTAAGCTTTGATGAGGCTTGCGCTATTATTTGA
- a CDS encoding Sulfide-quinone reductase: MKKITIIGAGFAGLTAIRTLRKLNQQVEITLISPKAELVYMPSLIWVPSGAATEKDIVVPLDNFFNRMTVQHVANKVVSLEKEGRTVLLDNGARVDNDALIIASGGRFIKKLPGIENAITPCEGLAAAEKIRDKVKAMDGGNIAIGFAGNPKEPSAMRGGPMFEFLFGLDTQLRKEKRRDNFKLTFFTPAPKPGARLGEKAVEGLLREMKKRNIETHLGNKMKEFTAKKVITEGGEFDADLILFMPGMTGNTWFDNTKLERSEGGMVKADKFCQTSLDAVFVAGDSGSFPGPDWMPKQAHMADLQAEAAAKNVLDILDGKDASHTFKIELMCIVDSNNKGMYVSRTEKGGLMLPNCRLLHLAKKIFGWWYLRQYR; this comes from the coding sequence ATGAAAAAAATTACGATTATTGGCGCAGGCTTTGCAGGATTAACTGCAATTAGAACGCTGAGAAAATTAAATCAACAAGTTGAAATAACATTGATTTCCCCAAAGGCAGAATTGGTTTATATGCCGAGTTTAATTTGGGTGCCATCGGGTGCAGCGACTGAAAAAGACATTGTTGTGCCGTTGGATAATTTTTTCAATCGTATGACGGTTCAACATGTGGCAAATAAAGTAGTGAGTTTAGAAAAGGAGGGTAGAACAGTTTTACTTGATAATGGCGCTAGAGTTGATAACGATGCATTGATTATTGCATCAGGTGGGCGTTTTATCAAAAAATTACCCGGCATTGAAAATGCCATTACCCCTTGCGAAGGCTTGGCTGCGGCAGAAAAAATCCGTGATAAAGTCAAAGCGATGGATGGGGGTAATATTGCCATCGGTTTTGCTGGCAATCCAAAAGAACCTAGTGCGATGCGTGGTGGGCCGATGTTTGAATTTTTGTTTGGTTTAGACACGCAACTTCGTAAAGAAAAACGACGAGATAATTTTAAGTTAACTTTCTTTACTCCTGCACCAAAACCGGGTGCGAGATTGGGTGAAAAAGCCGTTGAAGGTTTATTGAGAGAGATGAAAAAACGCAATATTGAAACGCATCTTGGTAATAAAATGAAAGAATTTACCGCCAAAAAAGTCATTACCGAAGGCGGTGAATTTGATGCCGATTTAATTCTATTTATGCCAGGGATGACAGGTAATACTTGGTTTGATAATACCAAATTAGAGCGTAGCGAAGGCGGAATGGTTAAGGCTGATAAATTTTGCCAAACTTCACTTGACGCTGTTTTTGTTGCGGGCGACTCAGGCTCATTCCCTGGCCCAGACTGGATGCCAAAACAAGCCCATATGGCAGATTTACAAGCCGAAGCCGCCGCTAAAAATGTATTAGACATTTTGGACGGCAAAGATGCCAGCCACACTTTCAAAATTGAATTAATGTGCATCGTTGATTCAAATAACAAAGGTATGTATGTTTCACGCACAGAAAAAGGTGGCTTAATGTTGCCAAATTGTCGCTTATTGCACCTTGCTAAAAAAATATTTGGCTGGTGGTATCTGCGCCAATATAGGTAA